The window CACGCTCTGCCGAAACATCGAGCGGAACCTGCGCGTTCTCTGCACCTCCGAGGAGACGGCGCGGATCACGGTCAACACCGTGCTGCGCCAGGCGCTCCAGGTTGCGCGGGTGGGTAGGCCGGGCATCCAGGCTATCCACGACGACGAGCTCGGTCGCCTCTTGGAGCAGAACCGTCAGCGTGCCCGCGTGATGACGGAGGACGGCTTCATCCGCGGCGAGTGGAGCGAGGTGATCGACCGCCAGGGCATCACCATCTGGGATGCGTACCGCGATGCCGACCGCCGGGGACGCGGACGGCCCTTGAACACCAAAGACCGCCAGCAGCTGTGGGCGGTGTTCGAGGGCACGCTCGCAGATCTCGAGGCGGCCAATCGGGGGACATGGGCGCAGATTTGCCGGTTGGCCACCGCGCAGATCGCCGCTGGCAAGGTGCCGAGTCCGTTCGACGCCGTCGTCGTCGACGAGATCCAGGACCTGAGCGCGGCGGCCGTGCAGTTCGTGGCGGCATTGGGCGGTACCGGGCGTGATGGTCTCATCTTGGTCGGCGATGCCGGCCAGCGCATCTACCCCGGCGGGTTCAGCCTCCGCGCGCTTGGGATCGATGTGCGCGGTCGATCGCGCGTGCTGCGCATCAACTACCGGACGACCGAGCAGATCCAGCGCGTCGCCGACCGACTGGGTGGCTCGACCTCGGACGATCTCGACGAGGGGACGGAGAGCCGGCGCGGCACCGTGAGCCTGTTGCAAGGTCCCGAACCGGTGTTCCGAGGCTTCGCGACCGAGGCCGAAGAACATGCATTCGCCGTTCGCACGATTCGGGAGCTGATCGGGCAGGGGTTGGCGCCTGCGGAGGTGGCGACCTTCACGCGCGCGCGACGCCAGGGGGAAGGCTTCGCACAGGCTCTGCGCGATGCCGGCCTCCCGGTCCAGCTGCTGTCCGAAGAAGCCGACGACGATGACGACGAAACGGCCGGCGTCGTCATCGGCACGATGCACCGGGCGAAGGGGCTCGAGTTCAAGGCAGTGATCGTGGGTGGCTGCGACGCCCAGCGGCTGCCGAATGCCTACGTTCTCGGCCAGATCGTCGATCCAGCGGAGAAGACGGCCGCTGTCGAACGCGAGCGCCGGCTCCTCTACGTGAGCCTCACCCGGGCGCGCGATGAGGCCTTCGTGACGTGGGCCGGCACGCCGTCACCCTTCGTCGCCGACCTGGTCGCCGGAGCGAACACGCCGTGAGCTTCGCCGTCGGCTCGTTGGTGCGCGCTCGGGGGCGTGAATGGGTCGTCCTGCCCGAATCCGAGGCGGATCTTCTCGTCCTGCGCCCGCTCGGTGGTACCGATGACGAGGGGGCCGGCATCTACACATCGGTCGAGCCGGTCGAGCCGGTACACGGCGAGGACCGCACGAAGCGCGTCATCTTCGAGATCTACGACGACATGCAGCGCGCGTCCACCACTGGCGAGCCCTACCGCACCCGCCTCGATCCACCTCCGGCAGACCCACGCGTCGCGCACGCAGCGGGACAGCCCCGCAAAGGAAGACCCAAGGCTCACGATGCTCACTGAGTTCTTTTCCGCGCTCGATCCCTATCTCGGAATGATCCCTCTCGGTGCGATCGGGGACGTCCTCGTCAAGAACGAGTTCAACGCGATCTGGTGCGGAGCCACGCTCCTCTACTTCTTGTTCTGCATCGCCCTCCTCGGGCGGCGCGCGTTGCCGATCCGGCGGGCACTCGGGCGTGTGATCAGACCGCTCGCGGAGACGGACAAGGCGAGCTTTGCCAGCCAGTTCGAGGCCTACGCGGAGACGGTCTGCGCGCAGCGCAGTCTCCGACACGCCTGGCGCGAGTTCGACGAGAGCCTGGTGAAGCCGGGCGAAGGCGACCCTCAGCTCATCCGAAACACTCACGAGCCGGGGCTGTACTTCAACGACGGGACGATCGTGCAGCCGGTCGTGCACACGCGCTTCTTCGATACGGTGCCGAGCCAGCTGGTTGGCCTGGGCATCCTTGGCACGTTTCTCGGCCTGGCGGCCGGCGTCGGTTTGGCGAGCGGGAAGCTGGACTCCGGCAATCCGGCGGAGATCCAACAAGCGTTGTCGAACTTGCTCAACGGCGCCTCCCTGGCTTTCATGACATCGATCTTCGGTCTCGGACTGTCGTTGGTGTTCCTCTGGATCGAGCGTCTGTCCATCGGTTCGGTGCACCGGCGACTCAACACGTGGGTCGAGCGTCTCGAGCGCTGCGTCGAGCTGGTGACCCCGGAGAAGATCGCCCTCCAGCAACTCGAGCATGCCAAGCGGCAGAGCAAGCAGCTCGAGACCTTCAACGACAAGCTGATCTTCGCGCTCGAGACGGCACTCGACGAACGGGTCGGTAAGCGGCTGGTCCCCGAGCTGGAGAAAGTGGTTCGGGCGATCGAGAATCTTCGCGCCGACCGCGGGGCCTCGAGTGAAGCGGCTGTCGAGCAGCTCGTCGAAAAGTTCTCCCAGACCCTCACCGGCACCGCCGGCCGCGAGATGACGGAGATGGCGACGACACTCCGCACGCTGGGCGAGCGCTTTCAGGGTCTGGTGGAAGCACTCGGTGCGTCGCAGCAGCAAGCCCGCGACGTCCTGAACGAGGCGGCCCAGAACCTCCGCGAGTCATTGGCTGCGGGTTCGGGCGCGGCGGTCGCCGGCGTGGAGCGGGCGCTCGAGGGCATGGTCCGGGAGCTGCAAGCCGCTTCGCGCGGCTTAGTTTCCGAGGTGTCAGGCGCAGGCGTCAGCATGCGTGAATCCGGGCAGGCGGCCGCGCGCGACATTGCGGCCGCCCTTGGCGGGTTCGCGGACGGCGTCGGGCGCCTCGAGCGCATGAGCGCTGCGCAGGCCGAGCTGGCACCGCGCCTGGAAGAGCTGGCCGCCGGTCTCCGCGATGCCGGTACCACGGTCACGGAGGCGCATCGAGGTTTCGTGGGTGCGCTCGAGCCGACCAGGTCGGCGGTGCGAGGCCTCGAGGCGGTCGGGACGCGGCTCGCGGATTCGCTGACCACGACGGGGCGGTTCGTCGAGGACGTTGCTGCTGCGGGTCAGACGATGCGCGCCGAGCAGGAGAAGATGGCGCGCGCTTGGCAGGACTACGCCACCCGCTTCCAAGGCATCGACCAGTCGCTGCAGCGGGCCTTTGTGAAGCTCGACGAAGGCGTGCGCGCTTACACCGAGCAGATCCGGCAGTTCCACCGCGAGCTGGACGAGCACGTGTCGAAATCCATTGGCAGTCTCGCGTCAGTAACCTCGGAGCTGCACGAGACCATCGAGGATCTCAGTCTACACCTGGCAGCGCGGCGATGAGTGCCCGCGCTCGTTTTCAATCGCCGTCCTCAGAGTCCCCCGACTTCCTGGCGTCGGTGAGCGACCTCATGTCTGGTCTGATCTTCATCTTCATCATCACGCTGGCGGTGTTCGCGCTCCGGCTGGCGAAGGCGACCACGGAGCTGACCAACGCAGAGGACATGCGTACACAAGTCGTGCAGGCGATGGCCGACACACTCCGCAAGGCAGGCATCGACGTGACGATCGATCCGGAGCAGGGAGTGCTGCGGCTCACCGAGAGGGCAATTCAGTTTCCTAAAGGCGAGTCCGAGCCTGAGGAAGAGTATCGTCGGAACGTTGGCGTGGTTGCGGAGGTGCTCTTACGGGTGCTGCGATGTCATGTCGCCGAGGCCGACAACCCGCGTCCGCATGCGACCCCGCTGCCATCGTACTGCGCCCCAGTGGATGCATCTTGGCTCTGTGGTGCCGACCAAAGTGGAGCCAAGGTCAACACGGTGCTTGTCGAGGGGCACAGCGACAACGTCCCGATCATCGGAAAGGGCTTCCACTACAAGGACAACCTCGATCTTTCAGCTGCCCGGTCCGCCGAAATCTTCCAGATGATGCTCCAGTGCGAACCGGGGCTTAGGGATCTGTTGAATCGAACTGGAGCGCCCGTTCTGAGCGTCAGCGGGTATGGGGAAACGCGCCCCGTCCTTTCTGTATCGGGCGACGCCGGACCCAACCGGCGGATTGACTTACGCTTCGTCATGGAGCCGCCCGAGGCGAAGTCCGTGGAGCCGCCTGCTGCCGTGGAGCAGGTGCGGCACGAGCTCGGCGAGTAGCTGGCGCGATGTCTTGTGACCTTTCGCCCAAGGGGTGTATGGCCGTGGAGGAGCCGACATGCCTGCGCAGCTCGATCGGATCGTCGTTGACCCAAGCCTGTGCCACGGGAAGCCGTGCGTGAAGGGCACGCGCATCATGGTGTGGCAGGTCGTCCAGTTCCTCGCGAACGGCGACTCCGTGGACGACATCCTCGCGGCCTATCCCAGTCTCACGCGGGACGACGTCCGGTCCTGCCTGGCGTTCGCCGCGGAGCTCACCCGCGAGCGCGTGCTGCCGATCGCCGTCAGCTCCTGATGGGCGTTTTCAAGCTCGACGAGAATCTCTCGCCCGCGCTCAAGGAGCCGCTCGTGGCGGCAGGTCACGACGTGGCGACGGTCGCTGAGGAGGGGCTTCAAGGCGCGCCCGACGAGCGGGTCGCCGAGGCATGCCGCGGCGAATCGCGATGTCTGATCACGGCTGACGAGGATTTCGCTCAGATCATCCGGTATCCACCCGCGCTGTACTCCGGACTCGTCGTGCTGCGGCACCCTCGGCCGAGCTTGCGACGCCTGCGGGATCTCCTTCGGCAAGTCGTGTCGGCGGTGGAGATGGAGTCGCCCCAGGGCAAGCTGTGGATCGTCGAGCCGGGGCGGATCCGTATTCACGATCCTGCCGAGGGAGCATGACAGTCCGGGGGAGTTTGTAGGCCGGTGTCGCCGGAACGCGAAGACTGTGAGGCGCCCCCGTACACCCGCGACTGGGTAGCGGAATGGACCGCGAGTGGATTGCGCCTTCCGGCATCGCGCGAACCGATCGAACCGGCCCGGATGCGGTGGGCGGCCGCCGAGGTCGCTCGACGGCTCGGTGACCTCGAGTCGAAGATTCCGCCGACCTACGAGCTGGACGAGACGGTACGTCGGTTGGCCGCCGCCTGGAAGGAGTCCCGGGCGCTCCGCGACGTCGAACCTCGCCATCTGCGGCGCGCGCCGTGGGCGTTCTTCCACCCGAAGGATCGACCCGAGGGCTGGCTGGGTCGCGACGACGCGCTGGTGCGAGCGTGGTTGCGCTGGCTCGCGGACGAGGGCCGCGCGCGAAGCGTCGTGGCAATGCTGCGGGCTTTCCTCGACGCGTATCCAGCGGGGCTCGAATCGTTCGATGCCATACGGCAAGCGGTGCAGCAGCGGCTGCGGGCCGTCGAGAGTCCGCGCACTGTGCGATGGCAGGAGCGATGCGACCGGTTCGGGCTTCTCGAGCGCGACGGGCCAGAGAGGTTTGCGAAACTCTGGTTCGACGTCGAGGTTGATTGCGAGACGTACCTCAACGACGCTGGGCTGTCCGGGGGCCTCGAGTCCTCGGTGTTCCTTCGACGGGCGTCTGAGGAGCTGCTCCGTGGGGTAGAGTCTGATCTGCAGCGGCACCGAAGCTCGGCTACCGCCTGCGCCCGGGCGTTCGTGTGGCTCGAGCGCGATCGCCAGCTCCGCCTTCCCGAGCTCAAGGTCCCAGTGGCCCAGGCCTTCCTCCGCCCGTTCGTCGAGCAGGCGCCGCCGACGGCGATCAAGGAACAGGTTCAAGCATTCTTGTGTCGAATGGTTGGCGACCCACGCATCAACCGGCCGCGCTGGAACGGCGTGCCGGATGAGATCCGGAACGTGCTGCTACGTTGGCTGGTGGGCGCGTCGCTCGACGATTTCTTCCGCGTGCTGGATCAGACGGCGCTCGACAAGCATTGGCGGTATCGCAAAGCGTTCTGGACCGCGTACCTCGAACGTGAAGCCATCGACGATGCGTGGGTGGTGCTGGGACCCGACGCGGCGCGGATCGTTCGGGGCGGCTTCAATGCGGGCGCTGCCAAGCTAGTCCGTGGGTACGGAGTCGAGGCGAACCACTCGGTCCTCTTGATGCGAATCAGGGGCGTGACGATCGCCGAGTGGAGTCACAACGGCAGGTGCCGATGCTGGGTACGTGGCAACAAGCACGCACCGAAACTCTACGAAACCGAATATACGCGGAGCGAGCTGACCGAAGGTTCCGACGTCCAACAGACGCACCATGGGGCCGAGAAGGGAACTTGGCAGAAGTCCGTCGCAGAGTTCATCGAAACTGCGACGAGGCTCCGTGTGTCGTCTGCGTCGTACATGCCACGAAACTGGAGGCGGCGTTGAAGCTCGTCTCCGACCGCGTACAGGGAGGGGTGGAGTTCCATGTCCTGGGTGCGTCGGGCGCGGTGCCGCCGGCGAGTTGGGCGCTGGACGAGGCGCCGACGTTGACGAGCGGTACGCCGGCCAGAATCGGTGTGCTGCTCCGCCTCCTCGAGGATGGAACGGTGACAGCGCGAGACGATCACGCGGTTTTCGTCCCGCACCAGGTGATCGCTGCGCTCGACGATGCCGAGCTCCGCTCGGTAGGGCTTCCGCAGTCCGCTGGCGTGACGTTGGAGCTGCGTGGGACGGGCGGACTCAGCGATGCGGACTTCCGCATAGAGAGGCGACTGCATCACCCAGATGGCCGCCCGGTGGTTGCTCCGGTCCGTGACGGATGTTTCCTCAGGATCGGGTCCGCTGAACACGTGCTGCCCGAGCCGCTCTACTCGCTCTGGGAGTCGGTCGAGCGGTTCAACGCTGAAGCGCACGACCTCGAGTCGCGTCTTACGTACTGGGCCGCGATCCGCGATCGGCTGCCAGAGGGCGTACAACTCGACGATACCCTCGACGGCATCCAAGTGGTGCTCGCGTCTGGCTTCACCTTGAACCCCTTCCGGAATGAGGATGGCGAACCCGACTTCGACCCGGTGGTAGGCCGCTGGGTGGAGCGTCCCGAGGGTGACGGTGCTACGACTCGCGTCTTCGACACGCCGCTGCCGTCGGCGCGTCAGGAGGAGTTCGCGAGGCGCTTCCGGACGCTCCGCTCGGCAAAGCATCGTTACGGGGGAGGCGGCGGCGTCTACATCATCCTCACCGATCGGTTGGAGAAGGCGCTGCGGGTGGTCCACGAGACGCAGCACGGGGATGCGGGAACCCGCCGCCGCTTTCTGACCCGGCCCTCTGTGTTCCTCCGCGAGGCACTCGAGTCGGATGCAGAGACGGGGGGGACGGCCGCGGACGATACCCTCGTCGACGACGTGTTCTTCGACGAAGGGCTTAGCGAGCGCGTGAAGGGCGTTGGTATCTGGGAACCCAAGGTGCTGCCGTGGCTTCAAGCGAGCGGCCAGCAGTGGCGTCCGGACGACCCGGCGGGCTTGCTGATCGACAACGAACCCGTTCGCGTGCCTCCCGAGAAGGCTCCCGAGCTGCTGGAGGCGATTCGGCGGGCGCGTAGCGAAGGTCGCGATACGGTCGACCTCGATGGCCGTCCGATCCCGGCTACCGAACAGACCGAGCGAGCGCTGGAGGCGCTGATCGAGGAGGCCGGTCGGCCGGCCGGGGAGCGGCGCCAAGCTCAGCCTCCCGGGCCGAAGATGGTGCTCCAGATCATCGACAATCTCGAGGATCTGGGCTTCCGGATGCCGCCGCGCGGCTCGCGGGGCAGCGCCGAACGGACGCCTCAGGGTCTCAGGTCGCAACTGCTTTCGCATCAGGAGAAGGGGCTGCACTGGTTGCAACGGCACTGGAGGGAGGGCAGCCGTGGCGCCCTGCTCGCCGACGACATGGGGCTCGGCAAGACGCTCCAGGCGCTCGCGTTTCTCGCCTGGGTCCGCGAGGAGATGGCGAGCGGAGTCTGGCCGCAGCGGCCGATCTTGGTGGTGGCTCCGACGGGGTTGCTGCGGAACTGGCGGGACGAGCACGACCAGCATCTGGAAGCGGGGAGTGTCGGGCTGCTCCTGGAGGCATTCGGGCAGGGTCTCCGAAGGCTCCGCCCAGCGCGCGGTAGCGAAGGCCGCGAGCTGACGACCGCGCTTCCGTCGCTCGACGTGACGATTCTCCAGCAGAGCGACTGGGTGATGACCACGTACGAGACGCTCCGCGACTACCAGCACAGCTTCGGCAGAGTGCACTGGGCGGTCGTGGTGTTCGATGAGGCCCAAAAGATCAAGAATCCGGCGGCCGGTCTCACGGAAGCCGCCAAGGCGATGAAGCAGGACTTCACGATCGTCATGACCGGCACACCGGTCGAGAACCGGGTGGAGGACCTCTGGAGCATCGTGGACACCGCGCGCCCCGGTGAGCTCGGTGCGCTCAAAGCCTTCTCGGCACGATTCCGCACGCAGGATCCTGACGAACGCCAAGCGCGACTGACCGAGCTGCGGGAGCAGGTCACCACCCAGACCTCCCCGGCCATCATGCTCCGCCGGCTGAAGGAAGATCATCTCGACGGCCTGCCGACGAAGGAAGTTTATCGACATCAGCTCGCGATGCCCGAACGGCAGGCGACGGCGTACGCGGCGGCCGTCGCGTCCGCTCGACAGGGAGCGATCATGCTCGAGGTGCTCCAGGCGCTCCGGCGGACCTCCTTGCACCCGGCGCAGGAGTCGGACGACTTCGCCAGCGACGAAGACTTCATCGCTGCCTCCGCGCGTCTCATGCTTGCCTTCGAGATCCTCGACGACGTGAGATCGCGTGGTGAGAAGGCGCTCGTGTTCCTCGAGTCGCTGCGGGTGCAGGACGCGCTTGCGGAGATCCTGCAGCGCCGCTACCGGCTTCCGCATCCGGTTCTCGTCATCAACGGCGAGGTGGCAGGCGCTGCACGTAAGGGCCGTGTCGACGAGTTCCAGAGCCGGCCGGGCTTCGACGTGATGTTGCTGTCCCCCCGCGCGGGGGGTGTCGGCCTGACGCTCACGGCGGCCAACCACGTCATTCATCTGGCCCGGTGGTGGAACCCAGCCGTCGAGGATCAGTGTACCGACCGTGTCTATCGCATCGGCCAGGGGCGTACGGTCCACGTGCACACCGTGCTCGCGGTGCACCCGGAGTACGGAGACCGCAGCTTCGACATCCAGTTGGCGAACCTCCTCGACCGCAAGCGGGCGCTGCACGGATCGGTTCTGGCGCCGCCGGCGGCGACGGAGTCGGAGTTGGAGGACCTCTATCGCGCCACAGTCGAGGTGTAACGCCATGGCCCAACCGCCACGCACTGTTTGCAGCTTTGAACATGCGGAAAGGGAACGAGCACCGATGCCGACGTCAAGCGCGCTCCTGCCGGTTGCAACCGGTCGATTCACGCTCTCCGCGGAACAGCTCATGATTCTGTGGGACCGTCGTGCTCCTCTGAAACTTACCGTGGGCTCCTGTCAAATGAATCCCCGCTGCGATTTTGAGTCCGCTCGCGCGTTTGGAAACCGCGGAATGACGGCCGCATTCTCGACGCCGCACTGACCATGATCCCTGATCGAGGCGCCGGCAAAGATCTCGTCCGTCGATGGCAGGCTGCGCATCAGGCATTGCTGGCGCTCCTTGACGGCGTTGGTGCTACGGCGGACGTCCACACGAGCGCAGTGAAGCTGATAGCCAAGCCAATCCGCGATCCGAAAAAAGCCCGGCGCTTGAAGGCATCGTTGGTGTTCCTGGACGAGAGCGGGTTCCTGCTCATTCCCACGGTGCGTCGCACGTGGGCGCCGCGCGGCGTGACCCCGCTCGTCCATCATCGCTACCGCCACGACAGGGTGTCCGCGATCTCGGCGGTCACGGTCATCCCCGTGCGCCAGCATTGCGGCTTGTATGCGCACTTCCACCTCGCGAACATTACGCACGTCGAGGTTGCGACGTTCTTGCGCGAACTCCTCCGGCATCTCGCCGGGACGATCATCGTCGTGTGGGACGGGGGCATGATCCATCGCGGCGCTGCGGTGCGCCAGCTGCTCGCCCGGCATCCGCGCCTCCACGTCGAACGCTTCCCCGCCTATGCGCCCGAGCTGAATCCGGACGAGCTGGTCTGGAGCTACCTCAAGGGCCAGTTGGCCAACGGGCGTCCCGACACGGTCGACGCGCTCCTGACCGATCTGACGCGGGTCACGCGTCGCCTCCGCCGCAGTCCCGCGCTTCTCCGCGCGTTCATTGGCCGGTCCTGGTCGGTAGTGGCTCGCGCCTTGGCCGTCCTTTTAAGCAGCGGGTCGTAGGTTCGAGTCCTACACGGCCCACTTCACACCTCCCCGATCTCGCGAGGCTGCTTTGGCGCGTGATGCGCGCCTGTCGGCCTCCGAGGTCGTTGGTCCCACCGCCCGCCTTCTGCTACGCGACGCTCGTGGGGCATGCGCATCGCGCCGGCGCGGAGGATCCAACACGATCCGTGACGACGGACGCCGCCTCCATCGGCACCGAGATCCTGCGCCACGTGAGCGAGGGGATCGTCGTCGTGCGTGCCAGCGACGCCGTGATCGTTTTCGCGAATCCCTGCTTCGAGCGGATGTTCGGCTACGGGCCGGGGGAGTTGTTGAGGCGTCACGTCTCGATCCTGAACGCGCCGGACGAGACCCAGCCGATGCGTCTCGCCGAGGACATCATCGCGCTGCTCCGCTCCCGCGGCCGGTGGGACGGCGAGCTCCGCAGCGTCCGGAAGGACGGCGCGCGCTTCTGGAGCCACGCGAGCGTCTCCACCTTGGACCACCAGGACCTCGGCACCGTCTGGATCTCCGTCCATCGCGACGTCTCCGAGCGCAAGCGCCTGGAGGAGGAGCTTCTGCGGGCGAAGTCGTTCTTCGACTCGATCGTCGAGAACATCCCCGACATGGTCTTCGTCAAGGACGCGCGGGACCTGAGCTTCGTCCTGTTCAACCGCGCCGGCGAGGACCTGCTCGGCTACGAGCGCGCCGACCTCATCGGCAAGAGCGACCACGACTTCTTCCCG of the Deltaproteobacteria bacterium genome contains:
- a CDS encoding DEAD/DEAH box helicase; translated protein: MEVALAKTFFDSAARLAPDDRRRVYDFVNKFYADPTSPGISLERVVQARDADIWSARVTQALRAIVHKHGDRALVLYAGQHDDAYTWAARRRLGTHPVTGAVQIVETTEEIERVLAKSAPAEAETPPRFPTRDYADDYLLSLGVPEDWLPTLRRLRTDDEVLTAAGRLPEEVGERLLALADGEVVTPPAATKAEAPLPANIDNLRRFYVVESESDLAQVLNQPLEAWIRFLHPSQRSLVTASFSGPAKVTGSAGTGKTVVAMHRARALARKGKHVLLTSFVGTLCRNIERNLRVLCTSEETARITVNTVLRQALQVARVGRPGIQAIHDDELGRLLEQNRQRARVMTEDGFIRGEWSEVIDRQGITIWDAYRDADRRGRGRPLNTKDRQQLWAVFEGTLADLEAANRGTWAQICRLATAQIAAGKVPSPFDAVVVDEIQDLSAAAVQFVAALGGTGRDGLILVGDAGQRIYPGGFSLRALGIDVRGRSRVLRINYRTTEQIQRVADRLGGSTSDDLDEGTESRRGTVSLLQGPEPVFRGFATEAEEHAFAVRTIRELIGQGLAPAEVATFTRARRQGEGFAQALRDAGLPVQLLSEEADDDDDETAGVVIGTMHRAKGLEFKAVIVGGCDAQRLPNAYVLGQIVDPAEKTAAVERERRLLYVSLTRARDEAFVTWAGTPSPFVADLVAGANTP
- the zorA gene encoding anti-phage defense ZorAB system ZorA, whose amino-acid sequence is MLTEFFSALDPYLGMIPLGAIGDVLVKNEFNAIWCGATLLYFLFCIALLGRRALPIRRALGRVIRPLAETDKASFASQFEAYAETVCAQRSLRHAWREFDESLVKPGEGDPQLIRNTHEPGLYFNDGTIVQPVVHTRFFDTVPSQLVGLGILGTFLGLAAGVGLASGKLDSGNPAEIQQALSNLLNGASLAFMTSIFGLGLSLVFLWIERLSIGSVHRRLNTWVERLERCVELVTPEKIALQQLEHAKRQSKQLETFNDKLIFALETALDERVGKRLVPELEKVVRAIENLRADRGASSEAAVEQLVEKFSQTLTGTAGREMTEMATTLRTLGERFQGLVEALGASQQQARDVLNEAAQNLRESLAAGSGAAVAGVERALEGMVRELQAASRGLVSEVSGAGVSMRESGQAAARDIAAALGGFADGVGRLERMSAAQAELAPRLEELAAGLRDAGTTVTEAHRGFVGALEPTRSAVRGLEAVGTRLADSLTTTGRFVEDVAAAGQTMRAEQEKMARAWQDYATRFQGIDQSLQRAFVKLDEGVRAYTEQIRQFHRELDEHVSKSIGSLASVTSELHETIEDLSLHLAARR
- a CDS encoding DUF433 domain-containing protein, with product MPAQLDRIVVDPSLCHGKPCVKGTRIMVWQVVQFLANGDSVDDILAAYPSLTRDDVRSCLAFAAELTRERVLPIAVSS
- a CDS encoding DUF5615 family PIN-like protein, giving the protein MGVFKLDENLSPALKEPLVAAGHDVATVAEEGLQGAPDERVAEACRGESRCLITADEDFAQIIRYPPALYSGLVVLRHPRPSLRRLRDLLRQVVSAVEMESPQGKLWIVEPGRIRIHDPAEGA
- a CDS encoding DEAD/DEAH box helicase; protein product: MKLVSDRVQGGVEFHVLGASGAVPPASWALDEAPTLTSGTPARIGVLLRLLEDGTVTARDDHAVFVPHQVIAALDDAELRSVGLPQSAGVTLELRGTGGLSDADFRIERRLHHPDGRPVVAPVRDGCFLRIGSAEHVLPEPLYSLWESVERFNAEAHDLESRLTYWAAIRDRLPEGVQLDDTLDGIQVVLASGFTLNPFRNEDGEPDFDPVVGRWVERPEGDGATTRVFDTPLPSARQEEFARRFRTLRSAKHRYGGGGGVYIILTDRLEKALRVVHETQHGDAGTRRRFLTRPSVFLREALESDAETGGTAADDTLVDDVFFDEGLSERVKGVGIWEPKVLPWLQASGQQWRPDDPAGLLIDNEPVRVPPEKAPELLEAIRRARSEGRDTVDLDGRPIPATEQTERALEALIEEAGRPAGERRQAQPPGPKMVLQIIDNLEDLGFRMPPRGSRGSAERTPQGLRSQLLSHQEKGLHWLQRHWREGSRGALLADDMGLGKTLQALAFLAWVREEMASGVWPQRPILVVAPTGLLRNWRDEHDQHLEAGSVGLLLEAFGQGLRRLRPARGSEGRELTTALPSLDVTILQQSDWVMTTYETLRDYQHSFGRVHWAVVVFDEAQKIKNPAAGLTEAAKAMKQDFTIVMTGTPVENRVEDLWSIVDTARPGELGALKAFSARFRTQDPDERQARLTELREQVTTQTSPAIMLRRLKEDHLDGLPTKEVYRHQLAMPERQATAYAAAVASARQGAIMLEVLQALRRTSLHPAQESDDFASDEDFIAASARLMLAFEILDDVRSRGEKALVFLESLRVQDALAEILQRRYRLPHPVLVINGEVAGAARKGRVDEFQSRPGFDVMLLSPRAGGVGLTLTAANHVIHLARWWNPAVEDQCTDRVYRIGQGRTVHVHTVLAVHPEYGDRSFDIQLANLLDRKRALHGSVLAPPAATESELEDLYRATVEV
- a CDS encoding IS630 family transposase, with the translated sequence MIPDRGAGKDLVRRWQAAHQALLALLDGVGATADVHTSAVKLIAKPIRDPKKARRLKASLVFLDESGFLLIPTVRRTWAPRGVTPLVHHRYRHDRVSAISAVTVIPVRQHCGLYAHFHLANITHVEVATFLRELLRHLAGTIIVVWDGGMIHRGAAVRQLLARHPRLHVERFPAYAPELNPDELVWSYLKGQLANGRPDTVDALLTDLTRVTRRLRRSPALLRAFIGRSWSVVARALAVLLSSGS